In the genome of bacterium BMS3Abin11, the window AGATCATTGTAGTGGTCGTTTCTGGGAAGGACGCTTCAGAAGCCAGGCCCTGCTGGATGAAGCAGGGCTGCTGACCTGTATGGCGTATGTTGATTTAAACCCCATCCGTGCAGGAATCAACCCAACCCCTGAATCCTCAGATTTTACCTCCATACAAGCCCGGATACAGGCACTGCAATCAGAAACTCCGCAAGTTGACAGTCTTCCCCTAAAGGCTTTTCATACACTCAGCAGTATAGACAAGGCAGACACCTTACCGTACAGCTTCCAGGATTATCTGGCACTCATCGACTGGACCGGGCGAGCAGTAAGAGAAGACAAACGGGGATCGATCTCTGAGGGCATACCGACGATACTGGAGCGGATCAATATCGACCCGGATCAGTGGCAACAATTGATGCAGCCCAGAGGCAAGCTATTCAGCAGTGCGATAGGCCGTATAGATACAATGCGACTGTATGCCCAGTCAATCGGCCAGTCCTGGTGTCAGGGCATGGGAGCCAGTCAGGCCCTGTTTCCGACTTAGGAGGTTCAATACAGCCAGCGGCCACCCCACCATCGGCACGGCTGAGAATAACGCTTGCCTGCTGTTCAGTGATATTCAATAAAAATCACACAATCGAGGATATATCCTGCCTGAAACGGCAAATCCATAAGCTTGAGCAGTGAGCTAATGATGTTGTGCGGGTTTACATAGAGGTATTTGTATGGGTGTCTATTTATTTTCTTTATTTTTGCATAGAGGTATTTGTATGGGTGTCTATTTATTTATTTATTTGATTTTTATTTGATTTGTATGGGTGTCTATTTATTTGTGGGTGTCTATTTATTTGGTATGGGTGTCTATTTATTTGAATTTATTTTCGTGGGAACGCCATGCATTGGCAGTGTCCTGGTTGTAAGCGGTGGAATACGGTTAAACCGGTATGGGATGATGGTGATGAGTAGGGTGGGGTTTGTTTTTTGTGCTGGCGCACCGAAGAAAAGACACCCGCATGCTTGCCCTTCGGGTTCCCTGCGTTGCCCGGCAAGCCTGAACGGGACTTTAAGATTAACACCAAAGGCCAAAGATTGAGTTGGCTGCCCCCGAGATGTGCCAGACGATTTCATGTTGAGTGGAATCGTTTCAGTTCATCCAGAAACAGGCATTCAGCATATCCTGCAATGCGACCTTTTTATGAACTCTCCTCTTCCATTACTTCAACAATTCTGGTTTTGGGAAAGTCCACTTGCTGTCGAGAACCTCCTGGTGTGGGAGATACATACGTACGGTGTAGTTCCAGCCCTGAGAGATAGGCAGGCAGTTTATACGCTTATCTTCACAACCTCCAAAGCTTACAGTAAATGAACCGTTCTTATTTGGTGTGGCAGTGATGTTGTTTATGCTGTAGGAATTGAACTTGTTCTTCTCGAAGAAACCATTCTTGTTGTATACGCTAATAGACCAAAAGCCATCAACCGGTACGTCTTTTACGGTCAACTGATATTTACCCAGAGGCAGACTTGGTTCAACCGTCAGATAGTAGGCTTCTTTTTCAGGTAAACCACCCCAACCGTAGGCTGCTCCTAACAAATGGCGTATCGGATCCACGTCTTCCATACTCCCGAACATTTTGTTTGTAGACGACATTCCTTTACTTAATTCGAGCAATAGTTTATATGTTTTCTCGTAACTAGCCTTATCGTAGTCTATATGTTTATATGGCTTTGACGATACTGATTTGATTTTCAGCTGATCCTGCAAAGCATTCGCTGCTTTGATATCTGAAGGATCAGAGGCATTGACCAGGGTTCGGGCAGCTAATAGCACATAGGGCGTATTGAACTCCTTCATGGCCAATTTGTAAGTGCCGGCTTTGTGGAACACTTTATTGATATAGTGATTCTGGTTGACCACCATCACAGACATATAGCGCTTGCCGGAATCCGGGATGGTGAGTGTTGCACCCTTGCTAATATCTACAATCGCAAAGCTGTATAGCGTATCGCGATTCATGCGGATAACACTCTGTTTATCAAGTGGAGTTGGCTCCCGGAAATGGCTCCACTTATTTGATCCACCGGCCATTTTAACCATTCGATCGAATTGGGCGGCTGTTTCAGCTCGCACAAAGTTATCAACGTTTACGATCTCAGCCTGGTTTTTAGCGAAGGCAGTCCCTATATCCAGGGTCATTACGAATCCGAGAACGACGATTACAGTTATTTTGTTCATAATTAACTCTCCATTGTCTAGGACTATTCTGGACAAACATTAGTTGAGATCGGAAAAGCCTTTGGTGTGGGGCATTATTGCACGGTATCACAAACTATATCGCGACTATTGAGATTGATGGAAAAGGATCGTCAGGCTGCTATTGATCTATCTACTATAAAGACTTGAACCCCACACTTGATGACCCCACACTTGAGAAGAGCTCCGACAGCAACCCTCAATGCATGGTCTATCTCGTATGATTCACCTCTCAGCCGCGCAGGCCGATGGTCAGTCGAAGTCTGATCTTGAGACCTTAGAGGCAATAATAGAGCGTGTCCTCAAGTCACGAAAGAACTATTTGTGCGAGCATTGTGGGTTTCGTGGCGCCGCTATGCATTGGCAGTGTCCTGGCTGTAAACGTTGGAATACGGTTAAACCGGTATGGGATGATGGTGATGAGTAGGATGCAACCAAAAGGGGTCAAGTCGCCCAGCACATCAATCAAACAAGAAATACACCCGAATTCTCGACAACGGCATGAAAACGCAGGATAATTAAAGGTTATGTGTAGAAGCCGCAATATGAAGAATACTGCGGTATTTGATGAATTTTTAGTTTTGAGGTAAATGAATGAAAGTTACCGTCATTGGGACAGGCTATGTTGGTCTGGTTTCGGGCACATGTCTTGCTGAAGTCGGCAATAATGTGGTCTGTGTAGACATTGATCAGAGCAAGATCGATATGCTCAATAATGGAGAGATCCCGATATATGAGCCGGGTCTTGAGGACCTGGTGAAGAAGAATGTTGATGCTGGACGTTTATCTTTTACATCGGACATTGAGGCGGGCGTAGGCTATGGCTCGGTATTATTCATTGCAGTCGGCACACCGCCTGATGAAGATGGATCTGCCGATTTGAAGCATGTACTGGCTGTTGCCAGTGACATCGGTAAACATATGAATGATTTCCGCGTCGTCGTCACAAAATCAACGGTGCCAGTAGGCACGGCTGACAAGGTGCGGGACGCGGTCAGTAATGCCTTACAGGAGAAAGGGGCATCGACCGAATTCAGTGTTGTTTCAAATCCTGAATTCCTCAAAGAAGGTGCCGCCGTTGAAGACTTCCTTAAACCGGATCGCATCGTTGTCGGGGCAGATGATGATCGTGCGATTGACATGATGCGTGAACTCTATGCACCTTTTAATCGTAACCATGAGCGTATCATTGTTATGGATATACGCTCAGCTGAGATGACCAAATATGCCGCCAACGCAATGCTGGCGACCAAGATATCGTTCATGAATGAGATGGCGAACCTGGCTGAACTGCTTGGTGCCGATATAGAAAATGTGCGCCACGGCATCGGCGCGGATCCGCGAATCGGCTATTATTTTATCTACCCTGGTTGTGGATATGGTGGTTCCTGTTTCCCCAAGGATGTACAGGCGCTGCATCGTACAGCCAAAGCCGTTGGTTACGATGCACAAATTCTGGATGCGGTTGAAGCTGTAAACAAGCGCCAGAAATCAGTTCTTGTAGACAAAATAGTCAAAAGATTTGGCGATGATCTGCAGGGTAAAAAGTTTGCTGTCTGGGGCCTGGCATTTAAACCTGAAACTGATGACATGCGTGAAGCACCCAGTCGAACCATTATGGAAGCACTGTGGCAGCGTGGTGCGACGATTGCCGCCTATGATCCCGTGGCAGAGGAAGAAGTAGAACGGATTTATGGAAACAGAGATGATCTCACTCTGGTCGCCGAACCTTATGATGCACTGGATGATGCAGATGGACTGATTGTGGCCACTGAATGGAAGGTTTTCCGCAGCCCGGATCTTGAAAGCATGATGATCAAAATGAAGACGCCAGTCATCTTTGATGGTAGAAATATCTTTCAACCGGCGACAATAAGAAAAGCCGGTTTTGAATACTTTGGTATTGGGCGCTAGGAATTAATTGCTAGTATGAGTCGGTTTCTTCAGAAGATAGCAGATGCCAGAGTACTGGTTGTTGGTGATGCCATGCTGGATCGTTACTGGTTTGGTGATGTAGATCGAATTTCCCCCGAGGCACCGGTTCCGGTGCTGGCAATTACCGATAATGAAGAGCGTGCCGGCGGGGCGGCGAATGTTGCCTGCAATATCTCTGCACTGGGTGGTCTGTGTGACCTGATTTCCGTGGTAGGAAATGATGATGCGGCAAAAAGCCTTGAACGCCTGCTGTCAGAAAGAGGGGTAACTACCCGTTTTACCCACGATGAAAGTCATGTCACCACAGTAAAACTTCGCTTACTGTCCCGCAATCAGCAGTTGCTAAGAGCCGATTTTGAACAAACACCCGACGATGTTTCTATCATTGCGGCGATGGATTGTTTCAAAAAGAGTCTGGATACGGCTGATATCTTATTATTGTCAGATTATGGAAAGGGAGTATTGCGTGATATTGATCTGATGATTGGTGCGGCAAAAGCAAAAGGGATAAAAGTACTGGTTGATCCAAAAGGGCGTGATTTTGCGCGTTACCGTGGAGCTAGCCTGATTACACCTAACCGGCACGAATTTGAGGATGTGGTCGGTCCCTGCCCATCACTAGAAAATATGGCAGTGAAGGCGGCTGAGTTACTGAGAACAATCGAAGTGTCATATCTGCTGATTACGCTCAGTGATAAGGGAATGGCCCTGTTTGATGTAGACGGACTGGTATTTCATCAAAAGGCACGTGCACGAGAGGTATTTGATGTTAGTGGTGCCGGCGATACGGTTATAGGTGCAATTGCTGCCATGCTTGCTGCCGGTGCAGGCTACCGGGAAGCAATTCATGTCGCCAATGCGGCAGCCGCCATTGTGGTCGGAAAATTAGGTGTTGCTACCGCCTCGGTTAATGAAATACTGGCTGAGATTGGAAAAGAGGAGGTCGAATGATCATCGTAACTGGCGGTGCTGGCTTTATCGGTGCCAATATTGTCAAAGGCCTGAATGACAGCGGTCGTGATGATGTTATTGTCGTGGATAACCTTGAGAAGGGTGAGAAATTTCTTAATCTGGTGGATCTGGAAATCGCTGATTACATCGATAAACGTGACTTCATTGATATGATCAATGGTGGTGAATTCAACGGCGATGTGGAAGCCATTTTTCATCTGGGGGCCTGCTCCGATACCATGGAATACAATGGCCTGTATATGATGTCGAATAATTATGACTACTCGAAAACGCTGCTGCATTTCTGCCAGCAGAACAGGGCTTCTTTCATCTATGCTTCATCTGCCTCTGTTTATGGCGCCGGTCCGGTATTTCGCGAGTCACCTGAGTTTGAGTCACCACTGAATGTCTATGCCTACTCCAAGTTTCAGTTTGATAAATACGTTCGTCGCATGTATGAGGATCGTAGCGCACAAATTGTTGGTCTGCGTTATTTCAATGTCTATGGCGACCGGGAGCAGCACAAAGGCCGCATGGCTTCGGTAGCTTTCCATTTCAGTAACCAGTACCGGGAAACTGGTTATGTCAAGTTATTTGAAGGCGTAGATGGATATGAAAATGGTGCACAGCTGCGCGATTTTGTTTCTGTTGAGGATGTGGTTGATCTAAATCTCTTTCTGCTTAAGCACCCGGATGTCAGTGGCATCTTCAACGTAGGCACGGGGCATTGCCAGTCATTTAATGACATGGCGGTCGCCAGCATCAATCGCTGCCGCCTGGGAGAGGGCAAGGAAGCACAGGATCTGGCTACGCTGCAGCAGAAGAAAATTATTCGCTACATCGATTTTCCAGAAACCCTGAGAGGAAAATATCAAAGCTTTACCGAAGCCGATATCTCCGCTTTGCGCGCTGCTGGCTACACAAAGGACTTCCTCACTGTCGAGGAAGGGGTCAGTCGTTATGTCGGGCGATTGATAGAAAAGTCAACGTCATCCTGATCTGTTTACAGATAAAAGACTCTCATCAGCAAAACAGTATAGTATCTTAAAAATGGCAAAAACCTATATCATAACCGGTGGTGCAGGCTTTATTGGCTCCGCCGTGGTCAGAATGATCGTCAATACCAGTGATGACGTCGTCGTAAATGTTGACAAGCTGACCTACGCAGGGAATCTGGATTCTATGCGACCGGTCGCTGATAACCCCCGCTATCATTTTGTACAGGCGGATATCTGCGATACCAGTGCCATGGCAGAAGTCTTTGCCGAATATAAACCTGATGCCATTATGCATCTGGCTGCAGAATCCCATGTCGACCGCTCAATTGATGGCCCGGGCGAGTTTATCCGGACTAACATCGTTGGTACTTACACCTTGCTGGAAGTTGCGCGGAATTACTGGTCCGGTCTACAGGACGATAAAAAAGAAAGTTTTCGTTTCCATCATGTATCTACCGATGAGGTATATGGAAGCCTTGGTGATGACGGCATGTTCCTTGAAACTACCCCTTATGACCCTAGCTCACCGTATTCCGCCAGCAAGGCATCCTCCGACCATCTGGTACGGTCCTGGCAGCGAACATTTGGGCTGCCGGTGGTATTGACCAATTGTTCAAATAATTATGGTTCCTATCAGTATCCGGAAAAATTGATTCCCCTGATGTTACAAAAGGCGCGTGCCGGAGAGGCTTTGCCGATATACGGCAGCGGTGAGAATGTTCGCGACTGGCTATATGTTGATGATCATGCACGTGCCCTTATCCTGGTCATGAAACGGGGAATGCAGGGTGAAACCTATAATATTGGGGGGCACAATGAAGTAACGAATATTGATGTTGTAAAAACACTTTGTGCTATTCTGGATGATCGTGAACCTGCTAAGGACGGGCGGCCCTATGCAGAGCTAATAACATTTGTTACTGATCGCCCCGGCCATGATATGCGCTATGCGATAGATGCCGGTAAGATTCAACGGGATCTGGGCTGGACGCCGGAAGAGACCTTTGAGACCGGGCTGAAAAAAACAGTAGACTGGTATCTTGCCAATCAAAAATGGATAAACCGTGTACTTGACGGTTCCTACATGGGTGAGCGCCTGGGAGTGGCGGAATCATGAAAGGAATTATTCTTGCAGGTGGCTCTGGTACACGTCTTTACCCGATGACGACAGTTGTTTCAAAACAGCTGTTACCGGTCTATGACAAACCGATGATTTACTATCCACTGTCGACCCTGATGCTGGCAGGGATACGTAAAATTCTTATTATCTCTACGCAGCATGATATACCACGTTTTGAAGGACTGCTCGGTGATGGTCGTCGTTGGGGCCTGAATCTGGAATATGCGATTCAAGATCAGCCTGATGGCCTCGCACAGGCCTTTCTAATTGGCAAGGAGTTCATTGGCGATGATTCAGTTTCACTGGTACTGGGTGACAATATTTTCTATGGTCATGATATGTCATCCATGCTCGAGAGAGCGGTCTCGTTAGAACATGGTGCTACGGTATTTGCCTACCCGGTGCAGGATCCGGAACGCTATGGCGTAGTGGAGTTTGATAAACAGGGCAACGTGATTAGCCTGGAAGAAAAGCCAGAGCAGCCACGTTCTCGCTATGCGGTAACCGGGCTGTATTTTTATGACAATAAAGTCATCAGTTATGCAGAAAGTATTCAACCCTCAGCACGCGGTGAACTGGAAATCACCGATATAAATAGATGTTATCTTGATGATGGAGACCTGTCGGTAGAACTGATGGGACGCGGCAGTGCCTGGCTGGATACCGGTACCCATGATTCTTTGTTGCAGGCAGCCACATTTATTGAAACTCTGGAAAAGCGTCAGGGCCTGAAAGTATCCTGTCCGGAAGAAATAGCCTTTCGAAAAGGCTATATCGATAAACCGCAGTTGCTGGAACTTGCCGAAGTGATGTCGAAAAATACCTATGGACAATATTTGAAGCTGGTAGCGGAAGAAGAGCTGTTTTAGGCCGCCTCTATATGGAAG includes:
- a CDS encoding tetratricopeptide repeat protein, giving the protein MHGLSRMIHLSAAQADGQSKSDLETLEAIIERVLKSRKNYLCEHCGFRGAAMHWQCPGCKRWNTVKPVWDDGDE
- the tuaD gene encoding UDP-glucose 6-dehydrogenase TuaD; this encodes MKVTVIGTGYVGLVSGTCLAEVGNNVVCVDIDQSKIDMLNNGEIPIYEPGLEDLVKKNVDAGRLSFTSDIEAGVGYGSVLFIAVGTPPDEDGSADLKHVLAVASDIGKHMNDFRVVVTKSTVPVGTADKVRDAVSNALQEKGASTEFSVVSNPEFLKEGAAVEDFLKPDRIVVGADDDRAIDMMRELYAPFNRNHERIIVMDIRSAEMTKYAANAMLATKISFMNEMANLAELLGADIENVRHGIGADPRIGYYFIYPGCGYGGSCFPKDVQALHRTAKAVGYDAQILDAVEAVNKRQKSVLVDKIVKRFGDDLQGKKFAVWGLAFKPETDDMREAPSRTIMEALWQRGATIAAYDPVAEEEVERIYGNRDDLTLVAEPYDALDDADGLIVATEWKVFRSPDLESMMIKMKTPVIFDGRNIFQPATIRKAGFEYFGIGR
- the hldE gene encoding bifunctional protein HldE, whose protein sequence is MSRFLQKIADARVLVVGDAMLDRYWFGDVDRISPEAPVPVLAITDNEERAGGAANVACNISALGGLCDLISVVGNDDAAKSLERLLSERGVTTRFTHDESHVTTVKLRLLSRNQQLLRADFEQTPDDVSIIAAMDCFKKSLDTADILLLSDYGKGVLRDIDLMIGAAKAKGIKVLVDPKGRDFARYRGASLITPNRHEFEDVVGPCPSLENMAVKAAELLRTIEVSYLLITLSDKGMALFDVDGLVFHQKARAREVFDVSGAGDTVIGAIAAMLAAGAGYREAIHVANAAAAIVVGKLGVATASVNEILAEIGKEEVE
- the hldD gene encoding ADP-L-glycero-D-manno-heptose-6-epimerase, whose product is MIIVTGGAGFIGANIVKGLNDSGRDDVIVVDNLEKGEKFLNLVDLEIADYIDKRDFIDMINGGEFNGDVEAIFHLGACSDTMEYNGLYMMSNNYDYSKTLLHFCQQNRASFIYASSASVYGAGPVFRESPEFESPLNVYAYSKFQFDKYVRRMYEDRSAQIVGLRYFNVYGDREQHKGRMASVAFHFSNQYRETGYVKLFEGVDGYENGAQLRDFVSVEDVVDLNLFLLKHPDVSGIFNVGTGHCQSFNDMAVASINRCRLGEGKEAQDLATLQQKKIIRYIDFPETLRGKYQSFTEADISALRAAGYTKDFLTVEEGVSRYVGRLIEKSTSS
- the rffG gene encoding dTDP-glucose 4,6-dehydratase 2, with product MAKTYIITGGAGFIGSAVVRMIVNTSDDVVVNVDKLTYAGNLDSMRPVADNPRYHFVQADICDTSAMAEVFAEYKPDAIMHLAAESHVDRSIDGPGEFIRTNIVGTYTLLEVARNYWSGLQDDKKESFRFHHVSTDEVYGSLGDDGMFLETTPYDPSSPYSASKASSDHLVRSWQRTFGLPVVLTNCSNNYGSYQYPEKLIPLMLQKARAGEALPIYGSGENVRDWLYVDDHARALILVMKRGMQGETYNIGGHNEVTNIDVVKTLCAILDDREPAKDGRPYAELITFVTDRPGHDMRYAIDAGKIQRDLGWTPEETFETGLKKTVDWYLANQKWINRVLDGSYMGERLGVAES
- the rmlA gene encoding glucose-1-phosphate thymidylyltransferase; the encoded protein is MKGIILAGGSGTRLYPMTTVVSKQLLPVYDKPMIYYPLSTLMLAGIRKILIISTQHDIPRFEGLLGDGRRWGLNLEYAIQDQPDGLAQAFLIGKEFIGDDSVSLVLGDNIFYGHDMSSMLERAVSLEHGATVFAYPVQDPERYGVVEFDKQGNVISLEEKPEQPRSRYAVTGLYFYDNKVISYAESIQPSARGELEITDINRCYLDDGDLSVELMGRGSAWLDTGTHDSLLQAATFIETLEKRQGLKVSCPEEIAFRKGYIDKPQLLELAEVMSKNTYGQYLKLVAEEELF